A stretch of Natator depressus isolate rNatDep1 chromosome 2, rNatDep2.hap1, whole genome shotgun sequence DNA encodes these proteins:
- the AKAIN1 gene encoding A-kinase anchor protein inhibitor 1: protein MVFAPGEKSGNEQEEVALQNASKQIVQTAILQAVQQVSQESEQQEKKVNSSVSLQLEKGELTKKHEKK from the coding sequence gtgaGAAATCTGGAAATGAACAAGAAGAAGTTGCGTTACAGAATGCCAGCAAACAGATTGTGCAAACTGCCATCCTGCAGGCAGTTCAGCAAGTCTCTCAGGAGAGCGAACAACAGGAGAAGAAAGTAAACAGCAGTGTGAGTCTGCAGTTAGAAAAAGGGGAATTAACCAAGAAGCATGAAAAGAAGTAA